A DNA window from Planctomycetota bacterium contains the following coding sequences:
- a CDS encoding sugar kinase: MSRIVTFGEIMGRLAAPGFQRFQQAMPGAMEVTFAGAEASIAVSIAYLGGEAAFVTALPRHALADACVADLRSLGVDTRHIVRTPTGRLGLYFLEHGVNQRAGQVIYDREGSSAAVTPASAYDWPAILDGAEWFVISGITPAISRNAAEVARTAMQEASQRGVKVACDMNYRSKLWNWEPGLKPRELATRTMRELLPLVDLFVGGPEDAEQMLGLTGTSDNTALVREIVRAFPRIKRVAMTVRETVSAAHTRFGGLLYEAGAGQVFHGTETGQLYDVPQIVDRLGAGDAFTAGLIFALTTPELAAPHTAARFATAAGCLAHSIAGDFNYTTRGEIEALMTGTASGRVQR, encoded by the coding sequence ATGAGTCGAATCGTCACGTTCGGCGAGATCATGGGACGCCTGGCCGCGCCGGGTTTCCAGCGATTCCAGCAAGCGATGCCCGGCGCGATGGAAGTCACCTTCGCCGGGGCCGAGGCGTCGATCGCCGTCTCGATCGCTTACCTGGGTGGCGAGGCGGCGTTCGTGACCGCGCTGCCGCGGCACGCGCTGGCCGACGCCTGTGTGGCGGACTTGCGCTCGCTGGGGGTTGACACTCGCCACATCGTGCGGACGCCGACCGGTCGGCTGGGGCTGTACTTTCTCGAGCACGGCGTCAACCAACGGGCCGGCCAGGTGATCTACGATCGCGAAGGCTCGTCGGCCGCGGTCACGCCGGCCAGCGCGTATGACTGGCCGGCGATCCTGGACGGGGCCGAGTGGTTCGTCATCTCGGGCATCACGCCCGCCATCTCGCGCAATGCCGCCGAAGTGGCCCGTACGGCCATGCAAGAGGCGAGCCAGCGCGGCGTGAAGGTCGCCTGCGACATGAACTATCGAAGCAAGCTCTGGAATTGGGAGCCGGGGCTCAAGCCGCGCGAGCTGGCCACAAGGACCATGCGCGAGTTGCTGCCGCTGGTCGATCTGTTCGTCGGCGGCCCGGAAGACGCGGAACAGATGTTGGGCCTGACTGGCACGTCCGACAACACGGCGCTGGTGCGCGAGATCGTCCGCGCGTTTCCTCGCATCAAGCGAGTGGCCATGACGGTGCGTGAAACCGTTTCCGCGGCGCACACCCGATTCGGCGGCTTGCTGTACGAAGCCGGCGCGGGCCAGGTGTTTCACGGAACCGAGACGGGGCAACTTTACGACGTGCCGCAAATCGTCGATCGGCTGGGGGCTGGCGACGCCTTCACGGCCGGGTTGATCTTCGCGCTGACCACGCCCGAGCTGGCCGCGCCGCATACGGCCGCCCGCTTCGCCACAGCGGCGGGTTGCCTGGCCCATTCGATCGCCGGCGATTTCAACTACACCACGCGCGGCGAGATCGAAGCGTTGATGACCGGCACGGCCTCGGGCCGCGTGCAACGGTAA
- a CDS encoding DUF1080 domain-containing protein — protein MNIRAFALASFSVLAAASLARAAGGEAFTEAASAGPDFQVQGEYRSVDGDPKWGAHVIALGEGKFDVVGYRGGLPAEGWQRGDERKRGTGELKDGVLTATGDDWRGTIRDGVLTVSDTAGNKLVALRKEERKSPTLGAAASSGAIVLFDGSSADNFVNGKLVEGNLLGATGCESKQKFNDHTLHIEFRTPFMPKSRGQARGNSGVYIQSRYECQVLDSFGLEGENNECGGIYKQQAPAVNACLPPLAWQTYDIDFKAARYDADGKKTRNARVTIRHNGVLIYDDLELTGSTPGRHAEGNSPDALFLQDHGNPVAFRNIWVVER, from the coding sequence ATGAACATTCGCGCGTTTGCTCTCGCCTCGTTCTCCGTTCTAGCCGCCGCTTCGTTGGCCCGGGCGGCCGGGGGTGAAGCGTTCACCGAAGCGGCTTCGGCCGGACCTGACTTTCAGGTGCAAGGGGAATACCGCTCGGTCGACGGCGACCCGAAATGGGGCGCCCACGTCATCGCGCTGGGCGAAGGCAAGTTCGACGTCGTCGGCTACCGGGGCGGGCTGCCGGCCGAAGGGTGGCAGCGCGGCGACGAACGCAAGCGCGGCACCGGCGAGTTGAAGGACGGCGTGCTAACCGCCACGGGGGACGATTGGCGCGGCACGATTCGCGACGGCGTCTTGACCGTCAGCGACACGGCTGGCAACAAGCTCGTCGCCCTGCGCAAGGAAGAACGCAAGAGCCCCACGCTGGGGGCGGCGGCTTCGTCGGGCGCGATCGTCCTGTTCGACGGCAGCTCGGCCGACAACTTTGTGAATGGCAAGTTGGTCGAAGGCAACCTGTTGGGCGCGACCGGCTGTGAAAGCAAGCAGAAGTTCAACGACCACACGCTGCACATCGAGTTCCGCACGCCGTTCATGCCCAAGTCGCGCGGCCAGGCCCGCGGCAACAGCGGCGTCTACATCCAAAGCCGCTACGAATGCCAGGTGCTCGATTCGTTCGGCCTGGAAGGTGAGAACAACGAGTGCGGCGGCATCTACAAGCAACAAGCGCCGGCCGTCAACGCGTGCCTGCCGCCGCTGGCGTGGCAGACGTATGACATCGACTTCAAAGCCGCTCGCTACGACGCCGACGGCAAGAAGACGCGGAACGCACGAGTGACCATTCGGCACAACGGTGTGCTGATCTACGACGATCTCGAGTTGACCGGCAGCACGCCCGGTCGCCATGCCGAGGGGAACTCGCCCGACGCGCTGTTCCTGCAAGATCACGGCAACCCGGTCGCGTTTCGTAACATCTGGGTCGTCGAGCGGTAA
- a CDS encoding Gfo/Idh/MocA family oxidoreductase, which translates to MTTPLHSTRRSFLKATGAAVAAPYVITSAALGSASRAAASDRIVVGGIGIGNQGRGDQNAFLNRKDVQYVALSDVRDEVRQKAKTNVDAKYSNKDCQVYNDFRELLARPDIDAVHIATPDHWHAVMVIEACRQGKDVYCQKPESLTLAEGPLMVAAARRYGRVVSGGSQRVLGDYRKYVDPAWAGEYGTIKSINVNVKPLPQLCNLPAEEMSEKIDWDLWLGPAPWAPYNSKRCSGSFSINGSSWRSFSDYSGGGMTDWGAHHFGGALFTCDVRELQPTDVTYHEDKDGPWLSYQYPNGLLLTHNKPKTDNLAIEGTPGEKLPAKPVPVYKGDSIFGDFIECVKRREKPFRDIELAINTAVVSHLGNIAYQLRRSVKWDTVKQEFPGDAEANRLCDRARREPWQL; encoded by the coding sequence ATGACCACTCCCCTGCATTCAACGCGACGTAGTTTTCTCAAGGCGACTGGCGCCGCGGTGGCTGCGCCGTACGTGATCACCTCGGCGGCGCTGGGCAGCGCGTCGCGTGCCGCGGCCAGTGACCGGATCGTGGTTGGCGGCATCGGCATCGGCAATCAAGGGCGCGGCGACCAGAACGCCTTTTTGAATCGCAAGGACGTTCAGTACGTCGCCCTCAGCGACGTCCGCGACGAAGTCCGTCAGAAGGCCAAAACCAACGTCGACGCCAAATACAGCAACAAGGACTGCCAGGTCTACAACGACTTCCGCGAGCTGCTGGCGCGGCCTGACATCGACGCGGTCCACATCGCCACGCCCGACCATTGGCACGCGGTGATGGTCATCGAAGCCTGCCGCCAAGGGAAAGACGTCTATTGCCAGAAGCCCGAGTCGCTGACCCTGGCCGAGGGGCCGTTGATGGTCGCGGCCGCGCGGCGCTACGGGCGCGTGGTCTCGGGTGGCAGCCAGCGCGTGCTGGGCGATTATCGCAAGTACGTCGATCCGGCCTGGGCCGGCGAGTACGGCACGATCAAGTCGATCAACGTCAACGTCAAGCCGCTGCCGCAACTGTGCAATCTGCCGGCGGAAGAAATGTCCGAGAAGATCGACTGGGACTTGTGGTTGGGACCGGCGCCGTGGGCGCCGTACAACTCGAAGCGCTGCAGCGGCAGCTTTTCGATCAACGGTTCGAGCTGGCGTTCGTTCAGCGATTACTCCGGCGGTGGCATGACCGACTGGGGCGCGCACCACTTTGGCGGCGCGTTGTTCACCTGTGACGTGCGCGAGCTACAGCCGACCGACGTCACCTATCACGAAGACAAGGACGGCCCCTGGCTGAGCTACCAGTATCCGAACGGTTTGCTGCTGACGCACAACAAGCCCAAGACGGACAACCTGGCCATCGAAGGAACGCCGGGCGAAAAGCTGCCGGCCAAGCCGGTGCCGGTCTACAAGGGGGACAGCATTTTCGGCGACTTCATCGAGTGTGTGAAGCGGCGCGAGAAGCCGTTCCGCGACATCGAGTTGGCCATCAACACGGCCGTGGTCAGCCACCTGGGGAACATCGCCTACCAGTTGCGCCGCTCGGTGAAGTGGGACACGGTGAAGCAAGAGTTCCCCGGCGACGCCGAGGCCAACCGGCTGTGCGATCGGGCGCGGCGCGAACCGTGGCAGTTGTAG
- a CDS encoding HEAT repeat domain-containing protein, giving the protein MLDDALAALKEYDWGTELAPLAPLEDALAAAHGNAAATRALEAKLVEVLTSDVSRDAKDYICRKLTVIGSAASVPALAALVVKPDHAHMARFALEQSSAPEAAQALRDAAGKTSGGVRVGIVGSLGARQDAAAVGLLKGLLGDSDAATARAAALALGAIGTAEAAAALQAVAKSAGSNQTNVVDALLHCAESLLAGKNSSAALAIYQALAGDGQARLTRLAATRGILACSSQQA; this is encoded by the coding sequence ATGTTGGACGACGCCCTGGCCGCCTTGAAGGAATACGATTGGGGAACCGAGTTGGCCCCGCTCGCGCCGCTGGAAGACGCCTTGGCCGCGGCCCACGGCAACGCCGCGGCGACCCGCGCGCTGGAGGCCAAGCTGGTCGAGGTGCTGACCAGCGATGTCTCGCGCGATGCCAAGGACTACATCTGTCGCAAGCTGACGGTCATCGGCTCGGCGGCCTCGGTGCCGGCCCTGGCCGCACTGGTGGTCAAACCCGATCACGCCCACATGGCGCGGTTCGCCCTGGAGCAAAGCAGTGCGCCGGAAGCGGCGCAGGCCCTGCGCGACGCCGCCGGCAAGACCAGCGGCGGCGTGCGAGTGGGCATCGTCGGTTCGCTCGGCGCGCGTCAGGACGCGGCCGCGGTCGGGCTGTTGAAGGGACTGCTCGGCGACAGCGATGCGGCGACCGCGCGGGCGGCGGCGTTGGCGCTCGGCGCTATCGGCACGGCCGAGGCTGCCGCGGCCCTGCAAGCGGTCGCCAAGTCGGCTGGCTCGAACCAGACGAACGTCGTCGACGCCTTGCTCCACTGCGCCGAATCGTTGCTGGCCGGCAAGAACAGCAGCGCGGCGTTGGCGATCTATCAAGCGCTGGCCGGCGATGGCCAAGCGCGGCTCACACGGCTGGCCGCCACGCGCGGCATTCTGGCCTGTTCGTCGCAGCAAGCTTAA
- a CDS encoding PIN domain-containing protein, giving the protein MASLIDTGVLLRAFDTSSPEYRPIRQALRTLWLRQERLVVTLQNLAEFWNVSTRPIDKNGFGLSAELAERRLTIVERICEVVTEDEHSYRIWKGLLITHAVTGVAVHDARLVSVMLARGVSTVVTLNERDFQRYGDIAVVNPRSL; this is encoded by the coding sequence ATGGCCAGCCTGATTGACACCGGGGTTCTGTTGCGGGCGTTCGATACATCTTCCCCGGAGTATCGCCCCATCCGGCAAGCGCTTCGCACGCTCTGGTTGCGTCAAGAGCGCCTCGTCGTCACGCTGCAAAACCTCGCTGAGTTCTGGAACGTCTCGACCAGGCCCATCGACAAGAACGGCTTTGGCTTGTCCGCTGAGCTTGCGGAAAGGCGGTTGACAATTGTTGAGCGAATCTGCGAGGTCGTGACCGAGGACGAACACTCGTATCGCATTTGGAAGGGGTTGCTCATCACTCATGCAGTGACGGGCGTTGCCGTGCATGATGCGAGATTGGTTTCTGTGATGCTCGCGCGTGGTGTCTCGACGGTGGTCACTCTTAATGAGCGAGACTTTCAGCGATATGGCGACATTGCCGTCGTCAATCCGCGCTCGCTCTAG